A segment of the Arachis hypogaea cultivar Tifrunner chromosome 5, arahy.Tifrunner.gnm2.J5K5, whole genome shotgun sequence genome:
TATTAGACATATTGTGCGAATCATACATGATGTATTATGATTGTATAAAAATTTTCTGGATTAACAACTGTAGGTCTTTAAGGTCAACTGGATCTTCCCGTGGAAGCAAGAAACATAGCATGAGGttgtcatttgtgaagagggagGATGACAGGGAAGAGTTTGATATGCAAGATCTTTTGAAGGCCTCTGCtgagattttgggcagtggttgtTACAGTTCATCCTATAAGGCTTCTTTGTTAAGTGGACCAATGGTGGTTGTGAAAAGATTCAAGCAGATGAACAATTGCAATAAGGAAGATTTTCAAGAACACATGAGAAGGATTGGGATGTTGAGTCATCCTAATTTGCTTCCTTTGGTAGCTTACTACTACAGAAGGGAAGAGAAGCTCTTGATTACTGATTTTGTTCCTAATGGCAGCTTGGCTGTTCGCCTTCACGGTATGTTCGTTGCCAAGTAAACTACTGTTTTTCACTACGAAATATTTATACACCTAGAATTTTTAAGTATGAAAGATTAGATTTATGGGGAATGATAGGCAACAATGATTATCTTGAAtaacatgaacaaccaccaatcaaatacaAGTATACTAcaccctaatttaatgctactcattaaatttactcttttaaccctattaattcacattgttcacacATTGTTCAAGAATGTTAttagttacctatacttttcctagaTTAATTAGTTcaataaaactataaaatattGGTAAATTATTTGATAGTTTTATCAAACTAACTCAATTTATGTTTGATGAGTATtgaatttgtttaaattttttattgttagaaTTGTTAATTCTTTAAATCTTCCATCGTCAAAAATAATACTATATTCTATATCAAAAAGATTTTCCCCCAATCATTAATTGATTTGACCGAAATATTAATGCACcacttcttttttattatatagaaTAAAAATGCTATACTTATATAGAGGATCAGCAACCAAATCAATTAttatgtgtataaatatatgtgttggttagtttatttttaaaatatattttgtatttcaacatatattctatatgaatgaataatttaatttggtagctattttttttttttgtatccgtAACATGATTGTATATagaatagttatttatttattgaaaaaaaaaatttcaggacACCAAGCATTGGGGCAACCAAGCCTTGATTGGCCAACAAGATTAAAGATAGTGAAAGGCATATCAAAAGGTCTTGAATATCTATACAAAGAGATGCCAAGTCTAATAGCACCACATGGACATCTAAAATCATCAAATGTTCTTCTAAATGAAAACTATGAACCAGTCCTAACAGATTATGGTTTAGTGCCAGTGATTAATCAAGAGCTTGCATCAGACATTATGGTAATTTACAAGTCACCAGAGTATTTGCAACAAGGCAGAGTTACAAAGAAGACTGATGTTTGGAGCCTTGGGATCTTAATCTTGGAGATCCTAACTGGAAAATTCCCAGCAAATTTCTTGCAACAAGGGAGAGGGAGTGAATTGAGCTTAGCAAATTGGGTTGATTCAGTTGTTCCTGAAGAGTGGAGTAGTGAGGTTTTTGATAAAGAAATGGGTGCAAGCAAAGAAAATGAGGTTGAGATGGCAAAGCTATTAAGGATTGCATTGGCTTGTTGTGAAGCTGATGTTGAAAAGAGATTGGATGTCAAAGAAGCTGTGGATAGAATCCAAGAGGTGAAGGAGAGTGGTGAAATTGatcttaattaataataatatataatggaggagattaattaatatatgagttGATCTTCTTAATTATGATATGAATATGATGAAGCTGACAACAAAGTCTTGTTTCAAAGGCTAAGTGAGATTAGATTATGATGATGATTTGGATCAGGATGTGTAGATGATGATTACAATTGGGTTTGAGAAAAAAGTGTGCTAGGCATGAAAGAATTGGTTGGAATGGTTCATCCATGTATTTAGTATGTATCATTATTGGGTTTTCCAAATTTGTTTattcttttaaaactttttcttttttctttcttggtgTGGGTAATATGCAAAATTATGAGGAACAGAGGACCTACAACCAATGATGTAATGCCGTAGGTTGAGGTTACAATTGAGGAGTATGTTGGGCGATTaacatttttagttaaaaaaattagagtCAGCAAATGTTGGCTCAAATACAAgacaaatacaaaagaaaaatgttaGTCGCCTAACATTTTGGAACTGAGAAATTCTTTTATTCTTGattattcttttttaaaagaattttttttagttattaaaagtTTGTTGGGATTTAGATTACTATATAGTTTACACATATTTAGTTGtatctaaattttcaaattataatcCCAATTTTTATCCATATTTGTTAttgattatttataattttatatagacCCACAACCCCATACACAGACTCATTGGATTTTGACTCTTTGCACAGGACTAACTAAGcaatttaaaataagaaattgaTTAGAAAATATTTAGTGGATTATTCTtatttcataattaatttataataccaGTTTTTTTTCCTTCATTGTACATAATCTTACGGAATATAAAAATGGGTAAAGGGATAAAAACAGCTAACAATTATTTTCTTAAACTGTGAAAATGATAGATAttgaactgaaaaaaaaaacatgaattgCAAGTATTGGAACTGAATAGAGCATATATTTTTAGTGATcaacatgaaataaataaaataaattgaggtAATGTCCAAAATGGTCATTAAAATTTCTAACTCGCTTTAGATTAGTTCctcattttttaaaatgattaaataaGTTTTTCACTATTAAAATCGCGAATTTTTGTTAGTCCAAAGTTACTGGACTTTTTAACGGCGCTGAGATGTACAGTTAACTGCACGCTGATGTGGACACACAATGAGTTCAACTCAAATTGGTAcctcaaatttaattaaaacacCTAAATTGATTCAATTCTCACCTATAAAATCCTAACCCTCCAAATGTTCATTTTTATTCTTCGTCTCCACTCATCTCCTCCTCCTTGATGTTGTTCATCTTGGCACTAATCTGAAGAATATTCTAAACTCTGGTAACCCTTCGTTTTTACTTTATGATCCAGCCAAACAACGCCTCTAGTTTTTTTTTGTCTCTGCCATACCTTGAAGTATTCTTTTCTTTGTTCCGAAAGTTTGATGATGTGACAATTCCGAAAATAATGTTCTTCAATTCGGTTTCGGTTGTTTGTGCCGTTTGTTCCGAGATTAACCGAACCACCAGATGGTAGTTATTTTCTACTTCTGACGACATAATCGCTTCTtctttgactttatttttttatcattggaAGTTTTTTATTGTGTTGTTGTTTCTTTATTCTCATTGCCTTTGCttgcttgcttcttcttcttcggttGATGTGGTTATGGATGTGTTACTGTCAGTACTAATTTGGAGGATTTGTCATGTTGCGGTGTCGTCGAGTCTGGTGGTGGTGATGGGGGCAATCTTGTTGGTCATTGTTGTTGAAGAGGAGAAGGTTGGAAGAATGAAGGTTGTATAAGGCTTAGAGAAtggggttgaatctatggccttcttttactttaatgaatTTAGCCTTTACTTGCAAACTTTACGTAGAGTCTGTTTGAATTGTGCAGCGGAaactttatgagacaatttagttttgtctcataaataacAGAAAACAAAACTtagagtaaaagaagaagaatgacacaagcatgtatcctggttcagttgccttgtgcaatgcaacctacatccagtctccaccacaacagtggtgaaatttccactatagttaaagtattacatacaccaattcatAGGATTCACCCAATCCTTTTCTCTCAAGTTCCCaactaacttgacttggttatgctaatacctaactattcactctaaATGCTAACCCAACTTAGAAAATggcacctcacaggtacaagatacaagacacatgAAATAAcataaagaaatctgaaatcactctaggcttttctctcaagtgtgtCACTCAACCTTTTATCACTCATAGGCATTTTCTTGGATTCTCACAATAATCCTTTtacctctcaagaaattacaaaaagatatacaatgaaaatgaaatacaaactgtaaaacatgaaggagattaatgCTTCAATAGCCTTTGTTGCTATAAATTTAACCAGATTCAGTTGACTCTGATTAAGTTCTTCATCTTGGCAGAATGCTTCTTTTACTAGAAAACACTGTTCAAATGTGATAAACTTTTCAGAGAGAAACTCTTTAGAATAAACTCAAAATCTGGTTCTCTCTCCTTACcttcaaaaagaagaaaaaattttcttttgtacCTCTGTCAATGTTGCTGATTTACTTTCTTCCAAGTCAACTCCTCGAGCTGTGTGCTTCACCAACTTACCATTTcactattttcaattaaaccctaaattaagaattttgaatccaAGCTTTTTTGCTTGACCGAAAACCTCAGGATCGCAATGAAAAAGTTGTTCAGTGGTAAACCCATATCTAAACCTTTGAGCTAGAGCTTTTCCCCCAAGAAATAATTTTGGCCTTTGATTCACAACATTGATTATCAAATATCACTTTCTCCATTTTTCCCAAATTAGAGTAGCAGAGATTTAGGGAAGGAGtgaagaaagtaaattgcatgcaaatggaaataaatcacctttaactTCTGACTTAGCTTAAATGGGTTTGATTTGGGTTATTAGACCTTTGCTTTTTGCTTaaactttctctctttctctttctttctgttCTGGTGAatgaatagagaagaagaagctctctctctctctctctctctctctctctctctctctctctctctctctctctctctctctctctctctctctctctctctctccgaaGCACACTTGTGAAGTGCATTGGAAAGCTTCAGCTTGAGTGATGTACCTAGGTCTTGGATTCTTTTCGCTTACCTTTCAACCCATGTGATTTCATTGTCATTTCTCATTTGGGCTTCATTTGTAAATATTACCCACAATAGCAAAGTCTGTTTTTTTTGTTCCATTTTGGCCTGCTGCTATGTTTATATTTTTGGCCTGCAATACTAAATAAGGCCATCAAAACTAATTGGGTGTTTAacccaataaaataatgtttgtcatcatcaaaatAGGATTAGTTATATAcataactcaacaatctcccccttgatgacaaacataattataACATTGATCaaagggattgattttgaataggGTTAAGTAACTCCATATAAGTGATGTCACTTGTTTTTGTGTTGCTCTCCCTTTTCTTTTCAAGAGTTACTCCCCGTAGATTTGTgcttttctcttctttcctgtTTACACATTCTTATAGAGAACACAATGATGTACTGCACACAATTCAACTTAACTAAGAGATTATATACAACCAGCGAATAAAATCCAGGCCAATGCCAAACAAAACAGAGCATAATCTTGAACAAAACAGAACAACAAACATGCAAAACAGAGATACATGCAACATATACACCTTATACATAACACACAACACAACACATGTAATTTGTtactattactactactactactccctcttttgtcatcaagggagaaaATCTAATCAAATGCAAATCTGCAACTTAAAACCTACAACAAACTACTAATACAAAGTTCAAACATCTAAATAACTGAAATTAAAAGCAACAGTTGTTAAACGGTTTACAGTTATCTGAGACATAATAAAAGAGAGTCCAAAAG
Coding sequences within it:
- the LOC112801999 gene encoding pollen receptor-like kinase 1, whose product is MALILVTAAVAILMMHSVAIGASDTDLLLKFKESLQVNNDALSSWNSTTPPCNGAKANWPHILCYNGNTWGIKLERMGIKGSIDVDALKGLPYLRTLSLMHNNLEGSWPELNKLPGLKAIYLSDNHFSGEIPTDAFAGLQWLKKIYLSNNKFSGPLPSSLSTMPRLRELRLEGNQFSGNIPSMPPTLRSMSLADNKLQGQIPSDLTKFPRASFAGNKKLCGAPLRNKCPSNKTSLASIIVLAIFAAVAIFVIAAVIVLLLHRKKQRQQRREPSSSFESPSIPSSFHKKVGDLSDDGGSHRSLRSTGSSRGSKKHSMRLSFVKREDDREEFDMQDLLKASAEILGSGCYSSSYKASLLSGPMVVVKRFKQMNNCNKEDFQEHMRRIGMLSHPNLLPLVAYYYRREEKLLITDFVPNGSLAVRLHGHQALGQPSLDWPTRLKIVKGISKGLEYLYKEMPSLIAPHGHLKSSNVLLNENYEPVLTDYGLVPVINQELASDIMVIYKSPEYLQQGRVTKKTDVWSLGILILEILTGKFPANFLQQGRGSELSLANWVDSVVPEEWSSEVFDKEMGASKENEVEMAKLLRIALACCEADVEKRLDVKEAVDRIQEVKESGEIDLN